A single window of Undibacterium sp. 5I1 DNA harbors:
- a CDS encoding HAD-IA family hydrolase, protein MQTPLAVLFDLDGTLADTAPDLAAAVNIMRSKRQLLPSPYVSLRPFASAGARGLLKAGFDVIPDHPEYDAMRVEFLENYANNIADQSKLFPNVQNLLKGLEELGIVWGVVTNKAARLTDLLIPLIGLQNAACIISGDTTAHPKPHPAPLFEAARRINIKPQNCWYVGDDLRDIQAGNAAGMYTVAAAWGYCGAIEPTHWKAGGIVDSPLELLELIRAKHAQTVS, encoded by the coding sequence ATGCAAACTCCCCTGGCAGTTTTGTTCGACCTCGATGGTACATTAGCTGATACAGCTCCCGATCTAGCGGCAGCAGTCAATATAATGCGCAGTAAACGTCAATTATTACCAAGTCCATACGTAAGCCTGCGCCCTTTTGCCTCGGCCGGAGCACGCGGTCTCCTCAAAGCCGGATTTGACGTGATTCCAGACCACCCAGAGTACGACGCAATGCGTGTAGAGTTTTTAGAAAACTACGCAAATAACATCGCTGATCAAAGCAAGCTTTTTCCAAACGTCCAAAATTTGTTAAAAGGATTAGAAGAGTTAGGTATCGTTTGGGGAGTTGTGACGAATAAAGCAGCTCGGCTTACCGATTTGCTAATCCCGTTGATTGGCTTACAAAATGCAGCGTGCATCATTTCTGGAGATACCACAGCGCACCCCAAACCACACCCCGCCCCACTTTTTGAGGCTGCGCGTCGCATCAATATCAAGCCTCAGAATTGTTGGTACGTTGGGGACGATTTGCGTGATATCCAAGCAGGAAACGCCGCAGGTATGTACACAGTTGCGGCTGCGTGGGGATATTGTGGCGCAATAGAACCTACTCACTGGAAAGCTGGTGGCATAGTCGATTCCCCTCTAGAATTATTAGAGCTGATTCGTGCCAAGCATGCTCAAACAGTGAGTTAA
- a CDS encoding excisionase — MQVMTPNWVLINKFCELKGYSEDAVRAKIKRREWEKEVLWRKAPDNRIVINVTAVNLWMGGSHV, encoded by the coding sequence ATGCAGGTCATGACACCGAATTGGGTATTAATAAATAAATTTTGTGAACTCAAAGGCTATAGCGAGGACGCAGTAAGAGCAAAAATAAAGCGCCGTGAATGGGAGAAGGAGGTACTTTGGCGTAAAGCTCCAGATAACCGCATTGTTATTAATGTGACAGCAGTTAACCTATGGATGGGGGGCTCCCATGTCTAA
- a CDS encoding DEAD/DEAH box helicase, with protein sequence MSQQSSSFELLEERIRRWIWSAGWEELREAQERAIPAILPGDHDVIVAAATAAGKTEAAMLPVLTHLLQLENQNGLVIYISPLKALINDQFGRLEPLCEALEVAVWPWHGDISSSSKTRFLKRPAGILLITPESLEALLCNRGFSAPILFSNLKYIVVDELHAFIGSERGKQLQSLMHRIELAANKQVPRIGLSATLGDMRLAAYFLRPASEDGVEIIESKSEGGELKLVVKGFVEMEPSPDLEEQSPESQASQSITGHLFKTLIGSNNLVFPNSRSKVEQYTYGLQKLCEESGRPNEFWPHHGNLSKEIREETESALKNKELHATAVCTNTLELGIDIGAVKSIAQIGSPPSVASLRQRLGRSGRRKGEPAILRAYAIESQLTDRSHVLTQLREGMFELTAMISLLLEGWFEPPRARGQHLSTLVQQLLSLIAQRGGVTAADAYRTLCSSGPFESVSKSDFVALISHLGAIEILQQESSGVLLHGAKGSPLVNHYTFYAAFSAEEEFRVVAGIKSLGSIPVSSAISVGDFILFAAKTWHVDEVDDESKSIYVTHHKTGKAPPFNSPGGAIHDRVRQRMRELYEERSDLGFLDETAKRLIAEGRSTYSRFSLAANAFVSAGSTHLLFTWLGDAKNEALAMMLRTRGFSVSLVGPALEIFGTSNSVVDATACLAEIATMPAPSANMLLADAHNLTQEKWDWALPERLLQNSFASLKLDIDGAHEWLKTHPIFSIRNAQCEADSSRPPVAGTSAFSSNSSNNNQNKDSL encoded by the coding sequence ATGAGCCAGCAATCATCATCTTTTGAACTGCTCGAGGAACGCATCCGCCGCTGGATTTGGTCGGCGGGCTGGGAAGAATTGCGGGAAGCTCAAGAGCGCGCGATTCCCGCTATTCTGCCGGGAGACCACGACGTCATCGTCGCTGCAGCAACCGCTGCCGGTAAGACCGAAGCCGCGATGCTCCCAGTGCTTACACACCTTCTGCAACTTGAGAATCAGAATGGCCTGGTGATTTATATCAGTCCGCTGAAAGCGTTAATTAATGACCAGTTCGGGCGCCTGGAACCCCTCTGTGAGGCGCTTGAAGTAGCTGTATGGCCATGGCATGGGGACATCTCCTCGTCGTCGAAGACTCGCTTCCTAAAGCGTCCGGCAGGGATATTGTTAATCACGCCTGAATCCCTTGAGGCGCTGTTGTGCAATAGAGGTTTTTCCGCACCGATTCTGTTTTCCAACCTAAAATATATCGTCGTCGATGAGCTACACGCCTTCATCGGTAGCGAGCGAGGCAAGCAGCTGCAGTCGTTGATGCACCGGATAGAACTCGCTGCGAACAAGCAGGTTCCGCGTATCGGCCTTTCTGCCACATTAGGCGATATGCGTCTGGCAGCATACTTCCTGCGCCCTGCCTCAGAGGACGGTGTCGAGATTATCGAATCGAAGTCTGAGGGCGGCGAGTTGAAGCTGGTCGTGAAGGGCTTTGTCGAGATGGAACCAAGCCCGGACTTGGAAGAGCAATCTCCAGAATCGCAGGCATCCCAGTCAATCACTGGCCACCTCTTCAAGACGCTAATCGGTTCGAACAATCTCGTCTTTCCAAACAGCCGCTCGAAGGTCGAGCAGTACACGTATGGGCTACAGAAACTATGTGAAGAAAGCGGCAGGCCAAATGAATTCTGGCCGCATCATGGAAACCTCTCAAAAGAGATTCGTGAAGAGACAGAGTCAGCGTTAAAAAACAAAGAACTCCACGCCACGGCCGTCTGCACAAACACGCTAGAGCTGGGCATTGATATCGGAGCAGTTAAGAGCATCGCCCAAATTGGGTCTCCCCCATCGGTTGCTAGCCTACGCCAACGGCTTGGCAGGTCAGGACGCAGAAAAGGAGAGCCTGCCATCCTGCGCGCGTATGCAATTGAATCACAGCTGACGGACCGGTCACATGTGCTGACACAACTGCGTGAGGGCATGTTCGAACTAACGGCGATGATTAGCTTGCTGCTGGAAGGATGGTTCGAACCCCCGCGAGCACGCGGTCAGCACCTGTCTACACTTGTGCAGCAATTACTATCGCTAATCGCTCAACGCGGTGGGGTAACTGCGGCAGACGCATACCGAACCCTATGCAGTTCTGGCCCGTTTGAGTCCGTCTCGAAGAGCGACTTCGTAGCACTGATTTCACATCTGGGTGCCATCGAAATCCTGCAACAGGAATCGTCAGGTGTCCTTCTGCACGGCGCCAAAGGCTCGCCGCTGGTAAATCATTACACGTTTTACGCCGCGTTCAGCGCTGAGGAAGAATTCCGCGTCGTGGCCGGCATTAAGAGCTTAGGCTCGATACCGGTATCTAGTGCCATTAGCGTCGGCGACTTTATCCTGTTTGCTGCAAAAACCTGGCACGTGGACGAAGTCGATGACGAGTCCAAGTCAATTTACGTGACTCATCACAAGACCGGCAAGGCCCCACCTTTCAACAGTCCCGGCGGAGCAATCCATGACCGTGTCCGCCAGCGTATGCGCGAGCTCTACGAGGAAAGGAGTGACCTCGGCTTTCTCGACGAAACAGCCAAGCGGCTGATAGCCGAAGGACGCAGCACGTATTCACGCTTTTCACTCGCGGCTAATGCGTTCGTTAGCGCGGGAAGTACGCACTTGTTGTTCACCTGGTTGGGTGATGCAAAGAACGAGGCGCTGGCGATGATGCTTCGTACAAGGGGATTTAGCGTCTCGTTGGTCGGCCCCGCGCTTGAAATTTTTGGAACCTCGAATTCTGTTGTCGATGCGACCGCCTGTTTGGCGGAGATTGCCACGATGCCGGCTCCATCAGCGAATATGCTACTTGCTGACGCCCATAATTTGACGCAGGAGAAGTGGGACTGGGCTCTACCGGAGCGACTACTGCAGAATTCCTTCGCGAGCCTGAAGCTGGATATCGATGGGGCTCATGAATGGTTAAAAACCCATCCAATCTTTTCGATACGTAACGCGCAGTGCGAAGCAGACTCGAGCCGCCCACCGGTCGCTGGGACCTCCGCATTCTCAAGCAACAGTTCCAATAACAATCAGAATAAGGATTCCTTATAA
- a CDS encoding ATP-binding protein, translated as MSTTTIRPKDRDAVIQSLRAGVSPRHGQHLIQVGRNHEIETLIQDIDRVADGGSTIRFVIGEYGAGKTFFLNLVRAVAMERKLVTANADLNPDRRLHATGGQARSLFAELMRNLSTRTKPDGGAMNGIVERFVATARTEALAAGTTAGAVIRSKLEHLTEMVNGFDFAEVISCYCKGFDDGNEQLKSDAIRWLRGEFSTRTDARQALGVRTIVDDASFYDQLKLFARFVRLAGYSGFVVCLDELVNLYKLSNTQARNANYEQILRILNDSLQGSAEGLGFILGGTPEFLMDTRRGLFSYPALQSRLAENTFAKSGLVDFSGPVIRLASLSPEDFYVMLLKLRNVYAFGMPEKYLLPDEAIAPFMAHCARRLGDSYFRTPRTTITAFINLLAILEQNPGQDWKPLIDVVDVEPDTGGSTDAEIDVDDELASFKM; from the coding sequence ATGAGCACAACAACTATTCGCCCCAAAGACCGCGATGCAGTTATTCAATCCCTGCGAGCCGGTGTATCGCCAAGGCATGGCCAACACCTGATTCAAGTCGGTAGAAATCACGAAATCGAAACGCTCATACAAGACATAGACCGCGTCGCAGACGGCGGCTCGACCATTCGCTTCGTCATCGGTGAATACGGTGCCGGCAAGACCTTCTTCCTCAATCTGGTGCGAGCCGTTGCGATGGAGCGCAAACTCGTCACCGCAAACGCCGACCTAAACCCGGACCGCCGACTGCATGCTACTGGCGGCCAAGCAAGGTCGCTATTCGCTGAATTGATGCGCAATCTATCGACCAGGACAAAGCCCGACGGAGGCGCCATGAACGGCATCGTCGAACGTTTCGTAGCGACCGCGAGGACGGAAGCACTTGCTGCCGGTACGACCGCTGGAGCGGTCATCCGGTCGAAACTCGAGCATCTGACGGAAATGGTTAACGGATTCGACTTTGCCGAGGTCATTTCTTGCTACTGCAAAGGCTTCGACGATGGTAACGAGCAGCTAAAGTCCGATGCTATTCGCTGGCTTCGCGGTGAATTCTCTACCCGCACCGACGCACGTCAGGCGCTGGGCGTACGCACCATCGTTGACGATGCTTCGTTCTACGACCAACTCAAGCTGTTCGCACGGTTCGTTCGCCTTGCAGGATACTCCGGCTTTGTGGTGTGTTTGGACGAGCTAGTCAACCTCTACAAGCTGTCGAACACGCAGGCGCGCAACGCAAATTACGAACAGATTCTCCGTATCCTGAACGACTCCCTCCAAGGCTCGGCTGAAGGGCTTGGATTTATCCTGGGCGGAACACCGGAATTCTTGATGGACACGCGCAGAGGTTTATTTAGCTACCCTGCCCTCCAGAGCCGGCTCGCTGAAAATACGTTTGCGAAGTCTGGACTCGTCGATTTCAGTGGTCCCGTAATACGGCTAGCGAGCTTGTCGCCCGAGGACTTCTACGTCATGCTGCTTAAGCTTCGTAACGTCTATGCCTTCGGCATGCCGGAAAAATACCTGCTTCCTGATGAGGCCATCGCACCGTTTATGGCGCATTGCGCACGTCGTCTGGGTGACAGTTATTTCCGTACCCCGCGAACGACGATTACGGCATTCATCAATTTGCTAGCAATCCTTGAGCAGAATCCGGGCCAGGATTGGAAACCACTGATTGACGTTGTTGACGTCGAGCCGGACACTGGCGGCAGTACGGACGCAGAGATTGACGTTGACGATGAGTTGGCCAGCTTTAAGATGTAG
- a CDS encoding TerB N-terminal domain-containing protein has protein sequence MAKRKGNGGLATAIVIVVAVLAVLAKLVAEYWPFFVTAAVVYAIYRYYLHSQKSQGNNGPHSAANPSPSHIGQAYPATSTSSTWSTQPVSQPQSGGNAAPLVEDELTSFGSSTNPARVNDYKIPVAPSELKTALRLDKSESITIEGIEIPGGEVYVEPSLTATNGRVEPALVGQRKALFYAIYRYYLHSQKSQGNNVPHSAANPSPSHIGQAYPATSTSSTWSTQPVSQPQSGGNAAPLVEDELTSFSSSTNPARVDDYKIPVTPSEFKTARWLDKSESITLAGIEISGGKVYVGPSLTAANGGVEPSLIDPRKNVAKNGHYTERHTNYWPNYSDISPQARRAYLLWLADGRSAPDADIGYVFLYFYGLERRIILDILREKQAQDELPEIALELKRLYATYADGSNSFKMYCGQLIEIVDAANQSSRLYVEDLGDLPPSYGLPLPLRVAIGQAVRDGVPIPMRLALAWAERDPAISRKTPVQRCSDEFKKLFASEYAKAFGQGLKIAPNKTKIRLSYRPASGGFMGSTGVDMKFGDTPDVTALTAPVKKLQAVVDSCTKLLEPYSRYLARNPEGRHDLEAVLTLPLEFWPDTSRQAIGDIKLKVNNGLVVLKFKELFATFKATGELTKDKQQALASALEAGGIGIEPDVLGSNRASKPEDPLVLFQTNIRAQEIRDNPAYKVAKISVELAAAVAHADGDFSEAELNHLNLYIDKWNHLNIESRLRLKAYAQVLVNSSVALSSIKKKVELLDQQTREAIAAFAAAMVLADGVPLPEEVKLLEKIYLQLGLERTTAYSDIHAGHAVAKMPAQSPSVSAPGFTLDQSKIAALKESSDMIAQRLAAIFVEDTVPESAPAEIRAEHPQSNTILGLDESHSAFARLLVSRSTWERAELLDVAQDLNIMLDGALEKLNEASLDELDTTFTDGNDPIEINAEMIESLTQ, from the coding sequence TTGGCAAAGCGTAAGGGAAACGGTGGTCTAGCTACCGCCATCGTAATCGTCGTGGCCGTGCTAGCTGTCTTGGCAAAACTCGTTGCTGAGTACTGGCCGTTCTTCGTCACCGCGGCGGTGGTCTATGCGATTTATAGGTACTATCTTCACTCGCAAAAATCCCAAGGAAATAACGGCCCGCACTCCGCAGCAAATCCTAGCCCTTCACACATCGGACAAGCCTATCCAGCTACCAGCACAAGTAGCACATGGAGTACACAGCCAGTCAGCCAGCCACAATCAGGCGGTAACGCAGCCCCGCTTGTCGAGGATGAACTGACATCATTTGGCTCTAGCACTAATCCAGCACGCGTCAATGACTATAAAATACCTGTCGCACCTAGCGAATTGAAAACCGCACTTCGGCTGGACAAGTCTGAATCTATCACCATCGAAGGAATCGAAATCCCCGGAGGGGAAGTCTACGTTGAGCCGTCGTTGACAGCAACAAATGGTAGAGTAGAACCAGCGCTAGTTGGCCAACGGAAGGCGTTGTTCTATGCGATTTATAGGTACTATCTTCACTCACAAAAATCCCAAGGAAATAACGTCCCGCACTCCGCAGCAAATCCTAGCCCTTCACACATCGGACAAGCCTATCCAGCTACCAGCACAAGTAGCACATGGAGTACACAGCCAGTCAGCCAGCCACAATCAGGCGGTAACGCAGCCCCGCTTGTCGAGGATGAACTTACATCATTTAGCTCTAGCACTAATCCAGCGCGCGTCGATGACTATAAAATACCTGTCACACCTAGCGAATTCAAAACCGCACGTTGGCTGGACAAGTCTGAATCTATCACACTCGCAGGAATCGAAATCTCCGGAGGGAAAGTCTACGTTGGGCCGTCGTTGACAGCCGCGAATGGCGGAGTGGAGCCGTCGCTGATTGACCCACGTAAGAATGTCGCAAAAAACGGACACTACACAGAACGGCACACGAACTATTGGCCAAACTATTCGGATATTTCCCCTCAGGCTCGTCGTGCGTATTTACTCTGGTTAGCAGACGGCAGAAGCGCACCAGACGCCGATATCGGCTACGTCTTCCTTTATTTCTATGGACTTGAACGCCGGATAATTTTAGACATTTTGCGAGAAAAGCAGGCCCAAGACGAGCTGCCCGAAATAGCTCTTGAGCTGAAGCGTCTATACGCCACGTACGCAGATGGTTCAAACTCCTTCAAAATGTACTGCGGACAGTTGATTGAAATAGTGGACGCAGCAAACCAGTCCTCTAGGCTCTACGTAGAAGACCTAGGTGACCTGCCTCCCTCCTACGGCCTGCCTCTACCTCTCAGGGTTGCCATCGGACAGGCTGTGCGCGACGGAGTCCCAATTCCAATGCGCCTTGCATTAGCTTGGGCCGAACGAGACCCTGCAATCTCACGTAAAACCCCAGTCCAACGGTGCTCCGACGAGTTCAAGAAGCTGTTCGCTAGCGAGTATGCGAAAGCCTTTGGGCAAGGTCTGAAAATCGCACCTAATAAAACCAAAATCAGGTTGAGCTATCGCCCCGCCTCCGGAGGCTTCATGGGTTCAACCGGTGTGGACATGAAGTTCGGAGACACCCCTGACGTTACCGCGCTTACGGCGCCCGTCAAAAAGCTCCAAGCAGTCGTGGATTCGTGCACCAAGCTCCTCGAACCATATAGCAGATATCTCGCACGAAATCCCGAGGGAAGACATGACCTCGAAGCGGTACTAACCCTACCCCTCGAGTTTTGGCCAGACACTTCTCGTCAGGCAATAGGGGACATCAAACTAAAGGTCAACAACGGGCTGGTAGTTCTAAAATTTAAAGAGCTATTCGCGACGTTCAAGGCCACTGGTGAACTGACGAAAGATAAACAGCAAGCTCTGGCAAGCGCTCTCGAAGCGGGCGGAATTGGTATTGAGCCGGACGTTCTTGGCTCCAATCGGGCCAGCAAACCAGAGGACCCTCTCGTGCTATTCCAAACTAACATACGCGCACAGGAGATAAGGGACAACCCTGCCTACAAGGTGGCAAAGATAAGCGTCGAACTCGCAGCGGCCGTTGCGCATGCCGATGGAGACTTCTCCGAAGCCGAGCTCAATCACCTCAATTTGTACATCGACAAATGGAACCACCTCAACATCGAGTCGCGCCTTCGGCTAAAAGCTTATGCGCAAGTGCTGGTGAACAGTTCCGTCGCGCTTTCATCCATCAAGAAAAAAGTTGAGCTACTCGACCAGCAAACTCGCGAGGCAATCGCGGCGTTTGCCGCTGCCATGGTATTAGCTGACGGCGTACCACTGCCAGAGGAAGTCAAACTGCTAGAGAAGATATATCTTCAATTAGGCTTGGAGCGCACGACTGCCTATAGTGATATTCATGCAGGCCATGCCGTCGCCAAGATGCCGGCTCAATCACCTAGTGTTAGTGCACCCGGCTTTACTTTGGACCAGTCAAAGATTGCGGCACTCAAAGAATCGAGTGACATGATTGCCCAGCGCCTTGCAGCTATTTTTGTAGAAGATACAGTACCTGAATCAGCGCCCGCCGAAATTCGTGCGGAACACCCGCAGTCCAACACCATACTCGGCCTGGACGAGAGCCATAGCGCGTTTGCCCGCTTACTCGTCTCTCGCTCAACCTGGGAGCGGGCCGAACTACTGGATGTGGCACAGGACTTGAACATCATGCTGGACGGAGCACTAGAAAAACTCAACGAAGCGAGTCTCGACGAGTTGGACACAACATTCACCGACGGCAATGACCCGATAGAAATCAACGCAGAAATGATAGAGAGCCTAACGCAATGA